Below is a genomic region from Dechloromonas denitrificans.
TCTCGAACGACAGCACTGCCAGCGCGGTGACCAGCGCCGTCGGCACGAACTGGATGACCGAACCGGTACGCAGATCGAAGCTGGCGCAAAAGCGTTTCTGGTACAAGGTGCCGATGGTGATGCCGAGCAAGGCAATCAAAGCGGGAACCAGCATCGGCCCAAGCGCGGCGGCCTCGCCGAATTTGCCCGAGACAACCAGCGCGACGCCGACAAAACCGAGGCCCAGACCGGCCCACTGCCGGCGATTGACCTGTTCGCCGAGCAACCAGCCGGCACCCAGCGCCGTCAATAGGGGTTGCATGCCAACGACCAGCGCCGTGACGCCGGCCGGCAGGCCGTGCCGGATGGCGACGAAAACCCCGCCGAGATAAACGGCATGGACCAGCAAGCCAGAAACAGCAATATGCACCCACTGCATCGGCGCTTTCGGCCAAGGCGCTCGAGTCAGCAGGGCA
It encodes:
- a CDS encoding DMT family transporter yields the protein MQRLYPFLFVFLWSTGFIGAKYGLPYAEPLSFLLTRYAFVIALMTAIALLTRAPWPKAPMQWVHIAVSGLLVHAVYLGGVFVAIRHGLPAGVTALVVGMQPLLTALGAGWLLGEQVNRRQWAGLGLGFVGVALVVSGKFGEAAALGPMLVPALIALLGITIGTLYQKRFCASFDLRTGSVIQFVPTALVTALAVLSFENYRIEWNGDFIFALGWLVLVLSIGAISLLNLLIRSGSAVNVASLFYLTPLSTALIAFVIFDEKLTLTAAIGMLIAVSGVYLVARPK